Proteins from a genomic interval of Pseudomonas sp. RC10:
- the rluC gene encoding 23S rRNA pseudouridine(955/2504/2580) synthase RluC — translation MTNITPPTPGVQLVEVAPEYAGQRIDNFLITYLKGVPKTLIYRILRKGEVRVNKGRIKPEYKLQAGDIVRVPPVRVPERDEPVPVAQGLLQRLEAAIVYEDKGLIVLNKPAGIAVHGGSGLSFGVIEAFRQLRPDAKELELVHRLDRDTSGLLMIAKKRSMLRHLHEQLRGDGVDKRYMALVRGNWPTAQKQVRAPLLKSNLRSGERMVEVNEEGKEALTLFKVLRRFGDFATMVEARPITGRTHQIRVHTLHAGHSIAGDSKYGDEDFTREIRDLGGKRLFLHAYALVVPLPDGGKLELQAPVDEMWAKTVERLLSAP, via the coding sequence ATGACGAATATCACCCCCCCAACCCCCGGCGTCCAGCTGGTAGAGGTTGCGCCGGAATACGCCGGTCAACGCATCGACAATTTTCTGATCACGTACCTCAAGGGCGTTCCCAAGACCTTGATTTACCGCATATTGCGCAAAGGCGAAGTGCGCGTGAACAAGGGGCGGATCAAGCCCGAGTACAAGCTTCAGGCGGGCGACATTGTGCGCGTTCCACCCGTTCGGGTGCCTGAGCGTGACGAACCTGTGCCTGTGGCGCAAGGTCTGTTACAGCGCCTGGAAGCGGCCATCGTTTATGAAGACAAAGGCCTGATCGTCCTCAACAAGCCCGCTGGCATCGCGGTCCATGGCGGCAGTGGCCTGAGCTTCGGGGTCATCGAAGCCTTTCGTCAGTTGCGTCCCGATGCCAAGGAGTTGGAGCTGGTGCACCGCTTGGACCGCGATACGTCCGGTTTGCTGATGATCGCGAAGAAACGCAGCATGTTGCGGCATTTGCACGAGCAATTGCGTGGGGATGGTGTGGATAAGCGCTACATGGCGCTGGTCCGTGGCAATTGGCCAACGGCCCAGAAACAGGTGCGTGCACCGTTGCTTAAAAGCAACCTGCGCTCCGGCGAGCGCATGGTCGAAGTGAACGAAGAGGGCAAAGAGGCCCTGACACTGTTCAAGGTGCTGCGCCGTTTCGGCGACTTTGCGACCATGGTCGAGGCGCGTCCGATCACCGGGCGTACCCACCAGATTCGTGTTCACACGCTGCACGCCGGACACAGCATCGCTGGGGACAGTAAGTACGGCGACGAGGACTTTACCCGCGAGATTCGCGACCTTGGCGGCAAGCGTCTGTTCTTGCATGCTTATGCGTTGGTCGTGCCGCTGCCCGATGGCGGCAAGTTGGAACTGCAAGCGCCCGTCGATGAAATGTGGGCCAAGACTGTGGAGCGATTGTTGAGTGCGCCGTGA
- the rne gene encoding ribonuclease E has product MKRMLINATQPEELRVALVDGQRLYDLDIESGAREQKKANIYKGRITRIEPSLEAAFVDFGSERHGFLPLKEISREYFKKSPEGRVNIKDVLSEGQEVIVQVEKEERGNKGAALTTFISLAGRYLVLMPNNPRAGGISRRIEGEERNELREALNGLVAPADMGLIVRTAGLGRSSEEMQWDLDYLLQLWTAIKEASLDRAAPFLIYQESNVIIRAIRDYLRQDIGEVLIDSVEAQEEALTFIRQVMPQYASKIKLYEDSVPLFNRFQIESQIETAFQRVVELPSGGSIVIDPTEALVSIDINSARATKGSDIEETALQTNLEAAEEIARQLRLRDIGGLIVIDFIDMTPAKNQRAVEEKVRESLEADRARVQVGRISRFGLLEMSRQRLRPSLGESSGIVCPRCNGTGIIRDVESLSLAILRLIEEEALKDRTAEVRAQVPIPVAAFLLNEKRNSITKIELRTRARIIILPNDHLETPHFEVQRLRDDSPEAHSLQSSYEIAAAAAEVEEVQPTAATRTLVRQEAAVKTAPARANAPMPTEVAAPVAPAPVAHEPSLFKGLVKSLVSLFATKEEPVAPAAVVEKPAAERPARNEERRNGRQQSRSRNGRRDEERKPREERAPRAEREERAPREERAPREERAPREERAPREAREDSAPREERAPRAPREERQPRAPREDRKPREERVRELREPLDAAPAVNVPREERPERAPREERQPRPPREERKPREEQTAAAEDETLLNNEEQQDDNQEHAEGDRPRRRSRGQRRRSNRRERQRDANGNVIEGSEGNEGEENADEASNEGVRREGNRAEIAAGLAVTAAVAETAISAHAEADAHRQAERATAAVETPAVEAAPVEKTDVVEAPAVEAPAVETQASTAKRSIMPEVEVAQFDASLSPFERQVKAAAEQVDPPVVAEAPAVVEAPAPAPVAEVQAPVETPKAVEPVVEKPAVEAPAVEAPVAAAPVAPAPVVEAPAQTAAPEIVAAPVAAEPAPVAAEKPALPQASTGRAPNDPREVRRRRLEAERLQKEAEANAAAAPQVAEPAPVEAAAPAVEHVASTQEAVTEHAEAEESKEPKPLS; this is encoded by the coding sequence ATGAAAAGAATGCTGATTAACGCGACTCAACCTGAAGAGTTGCGTGTTGCGCTGGTAGACGGCCAGCGCCTATACGACCTGGACATCGAATCCGGGGCCCGCGAACAGAAGAAGGCCAACATCTATAAAGGCCGGATCACGCGTATCGAACCGAGCCTTGAAGCGGCCTTCGTCGACTTCGGCTCCGAGCGTCACGGCTTCCTGCCGCTGAAAGAAATCTCCCGCGAATACTTCAAGAAGTCCCCGGAAGGTCGCGTCAACATCAAGGACGTCCTGAGCGAAGGCCAGGAAGTCATCGTTCAGGTCGAGAAAGAAGAGCGTGGCAACAAGGGCGCAGCCCTGACCACTTTCATCAGCCTGGCCGGTCGCTATCTGGTACTGATGCCGAACAACCCACGCGCCGGTGGCATCTCCCGCCGCATCGAAGGCGAAGAGCGCAACGAACTGCGTGAAGCGCTGAACGGCCTGGTCGCCCCTGCCGACATGGGCCTGATCGTTCGTACTGCCGGCCTGGGCCGCAGCAGCGAAGAAATGCAGTGGGACCTCGATTACCTGCTGCAACTGTGGACCGCCATCAAGGAAGCGTCCCTGGATCGCGCCGCGCCGTTCCTGATCTATCAGGAAAGCAACGTCATCATCCGCGCCATCCGCGACTACCTGCGCCAGGACATCGGCGAAGTCCTGATCGACAGCGTCGAAGCCCAGGAAGAAGCCCTGACCTTCATCCGCCAGGTGATGCCGCAGTACGCCAGCAAGATCAAGCTGTACGAAGACAGCGTCCCGCTGTTCAACCGTTTCCAGATCGAAAGCCAGATCGAGACCGCTTTCCAGCGCGTGGTCGAACTGCCTTCCGGTGGCTCCATCGTCATCGATCCCACCGAAGCCCTGGTGTCCATCGACATCAACTCGGCGCGCGCCACCAAAGGCAGCGACATCGAAGAAACCGCCCTGCAGACCAACCTTGAAGCGGCTGAGGAAATCGCCCGTCAACTGCGTCTGCGCGACATCGGCGGCCTGATCGTCATCGATTTCATCGACATGACCCCGGCCAAGAACCAGCGCGCCGTGGAAGAGAAAGTCCGCGAAAGCCTGGAAGCCGACCGCGCCCGCGTTCAAGTGGGCCGTATCTCGCGGTTCGGCCTGCTGGAAATGTCCCGTCAGCGCCTGCGTCCATCTCTGGGCGAGAGCAGCGGCATCGTTTGCCCGCGCTGCAACGGCACCGGCATCATCCGCGATGTTGAATCGCTGTCGCTGGCGATTCTGCGCCTGATCGAAGAAGAAGCCCTGAAAGACCGCACTGCCGAAGTGCGCGCTCAGGTACCGATCCCGGTCGCCGCATTCCTGCTCAACGAAAAACGCAACTCCATCACCAAGATCGAACTGCGCACCCGCGCCCGCATCATCATTCTGCCGAACGATCATCTCGAAACGCCGCACTTCGAAGTGCAACGTCTGCGTGATGACAGCCCGGAAGCCCACAGCCTGCAGTCCAGCTACGAGATCGCCGCGGCCGCTGCTGAAGTGGAAGAAGTGCAGCCTACCGCCGCGACCCGCACCCTGGTTCGCCAGGAAGCTGCGGTCAAGACCGCACCGGCTCGCGCAAACGCGCCTATGCCGACCGAAGTCGCCGCACCGGTCGCGCCGGCACCGGTCGCTCACGAGCCAAGCCTGTTCAAAGGCCTGGTGAAATCCCTGGTCAGCCTGTTCGCGACCAAGGAAGAGCCGGTTGCCCCAGCCGCCGTGGTTGAAAAGCCAGCTGCTGAACGCCCTGCCCGCAACGAAGAGCGTCGCAACGGTCGTCAGCAGAGCCGCAGCCGTAACGGTCGTCGCGACGAAGAACGCAAGCCGCGTGAAGAACGTGCACCGCGTGCCGAGCGTGAAGAACGTGCGCCTCGCGAAGAACGTGCTCCACGTGAAGAACGCGCACCGCGTGAAGAACGCGCCCCTCGCGAAGCCCGTGAAGACAGCGCTCCACGTGAAGAACGCGCACCGCGTGCTCCGCGCGAAGAACGTCAGCCACGTGCTCCGCGTGAAGACCGCAAGCCTCGTGAAGAGCGCGTGCGTGAACTGCGCGAGCCTCTGGATGCTGCCCCGGCCGTCAACGTGCCTCGCGAAGAACGTCCTGAGCGCGCACCGCGTGAAGAGCGTCAGCCGCGTCCGCCGCGCGAAGAACGCAAGCCGCGTGAAGAGCAGACCGCTGCTGCCGAAGACGAAACCTTGCTGAACAATGAAGAGCAGCAGGACGACAATCAGGAACACGCCGAAGGCGATCGTCCTCGTCGTCGCTCCCGTGGCCAGCGTCGTCGCAGCAACCGTCGTGAGCGCCAACGTGATGCCAACGGCAATGTGATCGAAGGTTCGGAAGGCAACGAAGGCGAAGAAAACGCTGACGAAGCCTCGAACGAAGGCGTTCGTCGCGAAGGTAACCGTGCAGAAATCGCTGCAGGTCTGGCAGTGACTGCTGCCGTCGCGGAAACCGCGATCAGCGCGCACGCCGAAGCCGACGCACACCGCCAGGCTGAGCGTGCAACCGCTGCCGTTGAAACCCCGGCTGTTGAAGCGGCTCCGGTCGAGAAAACCGACGTCGTCGAAGCACCTGCCGTTGAAGCGCCTGCCGTTGAAACACAGGCGTCGACCGCCAAGCGTTCGATCATGCCGGAAGTGGAAGTGGCTCAGTTCGATGCGTCCCTCAGCCCATTCGAACGTCAGGTCAAAGCGGCAGCCGAACAGGTCGATCCACCTGTCGTAGCCGAAGCGCCTGCGGTCGTTGAAGCGCCGGCTCCTGCGCCTGTCGCAGAAGTGCAGGCACCGGTTGAAACGCCGAAAGCTGTTGAGCCGGTCGTAGAGAAGCCTGCTGTTGAAGCGCCCGCTGTCGAGGCTCCCGTAGCCGCGGCGCCTGTCGCGCCAGCACCGGTTGTTGAAGCACCAGCCCAAACCGCCGCGCCGGAAATCGTTGCCGCCCCTGTTGCTGCCGAGCCAGCGCCAGTTGCAGCCGAGAAGCCAGCACTGCCGCAAGCCAGCACGGGTCGCGCACCGAACGATCCTCGCGAAGTTCGCCGTCGTCGTCTGGAAGCCGAGCGTCTGCAAAAGGAAGCCGAGGCTAACGCCGCTGCTGCCCCGCAAGTCGCAGAGCCCGCACCTGTCGAAGCGGCTGCTCCAGCCGTCGAGCACGTAGCCTCCACTCAGGAAGCCGTGACCGAGCACGCTGAAGCCGAAGAAAGCAAAGAGCCTAAACCGCTCTCGTAA
- a CDS encoding nucleotidyltransferase family protein → MSETLCAIVLAAGQGSRYREVAGAHRNKLLAQCMGRDGVERCVVEHVLSNLSGVVDKIVLLTRPQYSCVAELGLRHGGEVVVLESPGMGDSIAAAVSAEPDHRGWLIVLGDMPFIHPDTLKRVADSLQPDMISVPVHQGQYGHPVGFGHEFASSLMGLAGEKGAKRLFKAAKVNEVAVDDPGVLWDIDVPSALVFK, encoded by the coding sequence ATGAGTGAAACCCTGTGCGCCATCGTTCTTGCCGCCGGTCAAGGCTCCCGCTATCGGGAGGTGGCGGGTGCCCATCGCAATAAGCTTCTGGCGCAGTGCATGGGGCGCGACGGTGTTGAGCGTTGCGTGGTCGAGCATGTGCTCTCAAATTTGAGCGGGGTGGTCGACAAAATCGTTCTGCTGACCCGGCCTCAATATTCCTGCGTGGCGGAGTTGGGTTTGCGCCACGGCGGCGAAGTCGTGGTGCTGGAATCCCCCGGCATGGGCGACAGCATCGCGGCTGCGGTGTCAGCGGAACCCGATCATCGCGGCTGGCTTATCGTGCTCGGCGACATGCCGTTCATCCATCCGGATACCCTCAAACGTGTGGCTGACTCGTTGCAGCCCGACATGATCAGTGTGCCTGTCCATCAAGGGCAGTACGGGCACCCGGTGGGATTTGGCCACGAGTTTGCGTCATCACTGATGGGGTTGGCGGGGGAGAAGGGGGCGAAGCGGTTGTTCAAAGCCGCGAAGGTGAATGAGGTTGCGGTCGATGATCCCGGCGTGTTGTGGGATATCGACGTACCCTCGGCACTGGTTTTCAAATAG
- the murB gene encoding UDP-N-acetylmuramate dehydrogenase — protein MGLLIQSNVSLKPFNTFGVDVKARVFVEAHSDADIREALAYAKEHKVELLVIGGGSNLLLTGDIDALVLRMATRGIRITHENCDGATVEAEAGEPWHPFVQETLAQGLAGLENLSLIPGTVGAAPMQNIGAYGVELKDVFDSLVAMDRETGETREFSLSECAFGYRDSVFKHQVGRWLILRVRFRLSFAARLHLDYGPVRQRLQEQGIANPTPIHVSRAISAIRSEKLPDPATLGNAGSFFKNPLVSAELAARIRETHPGLVAYPQADGQVKLAAGWLIEQAGWKGFREGDAGVHALQSLVLVNHGAATGLDILHLAQRIQTDILERFGVSLEMEPNLY, from the coding sequence ATGGGTTTGCTGATTCAATCCAACGTATCGCTCAAGCCGTTCAACACCTTCGGCGTTGACGTCAAGGCCCGGGTGTTCGTCGAGGCCCACTCCGACGCTGACATCCGTGAAGCGCTGGCGTACGCGAAAGAACACAAGGTCGAACTGTTGGTCATCGGCGGCGGCAGCAACCTGCTGCTGACCGGTGACATCGATGCACTGGTCCTGCGCATGGCGACGCGGGGCATTCGCATCACCCATGAGAATTGCGACGGCGCGACCGTCGAGGCCGAAGCGGGGGAGCCTTGGCATCCCTTCGTGCAAGAGACCTTGGCCCAAGGGCTGGCGGGGCTGGAAAACCTCAGCCTGATCCCCGGCACTGTTGGCGCAGCCCCGATGCAGAACATCGGCGCCTACGGCGTTGAGCTCAAAGACGTCTTCGACAGCCTTGTGGCCATGGATCGCGAAACCGGCGAAACCCGCGAGTTTTCTTTGTCGGAATGCGCGTTTGGCTATCGCGACAGCGTTTTCAAGCATCAGGTTGGCCGGTGGCTGATCCTGCGGGTGCGTTTTCGCCTCAGCTTCGCCGCTCGCCTGCACCTGGACTACGGCCCGGTGCGCCAGCGCTTGCAAGAGCAGGGCATCGCCAACCCGACGCCGATTCACGTCAGCCGGGCCATTAGCGCGATTCGCAGCGAGAAGCTGCCGGACCCTGCAACCCTTGGCAACGCGGGCAGCTTCTTCAAGAACCCTTTGGTGTCCGCCGAGCTGGCGGCTCGCATTCGCGAAACCCATCCTGGGCTGGTGGCTTATCCACAGGCTGACGGTCAGGTCAAACTGGCAGCAGGGTGGCTGATTGAACAGGCCGGGTGGAAAGGGTTTCGCGAGGGCGACGCGGGCGTGCATGCCCTGCAATCGCTGGTGCTGGTCAATCATGGTGCGGCGACGGGTTTGGATATTCTGCACCTGGCGCAACGCATTCAAACCGATATTCTTGAACGGTTTGGGGTGTCGCTGGAAATGGAACCCAACCTGTACTGA